The segment CGCCCGTGCCGTCAACTGCGGCACCAGCATCCGGCGCTGGAAAGATTCCAGTTCACATGGCTGACGACGATGCAACCATGCCGGAACGTCGGATTCTGGAGGAAGTTCAAGAGCAAGTTTCGATGGTCACTCCACCGATTCCGATGTCGCTTGTTCAGGAGACCCCAGTCGACGGACAGGACGATCGGGACATTCTGGATATGAACAAGGAACAACCTCCGCTCAACGTAGCTGGCAAGCCTCCTGAGCCAACTCCTCTTCCAGCTTGGTCGAAGCAGGAACCGTCACAGGGCGAGGCGGCGCGGGTTGACTATCAGAAGCTGTTTGACCAATTGCGAAACGTTCAAAGCAATCAAAATAGTTGAGACTTTCGAAATGACACAAGACATCGCAGAACATTTAAGAAAGCTCACCAGCCGCAACGGGCGGTACTGGCTTCGTGACTCTCGCAACAACGTCGCAGCGGAAACGACCGCCAGCGAGGATTTGCCGTTTCGATCAGTCGCGACCGGTTCGAACCGCGTTTCGGAACGACCGTCGACTCACGAAAGTATCGTCGTCTCGATACCGAACGTGGCGGATGTGAGCCCGACGACTCCGGCGACACCGCAATCGCAAGCGGCACAAACTGCGACTGCGGCCGTTGAGCAATCAATTCAATCGACGGCTCAGTTGCCTTCGGCCGAATATCAGATGGGTACGCGGACTCGAGTTGTTGCGCCCCTACCGAACCTACACCCAGTGCAGCCTGCGGCCAACGCAGCAGCCAACGTTGCGGCCGCGCCGACTGTCATGCCAACGATCCCTCAGATCGATCAGCTGCAAACCGGACATGCCGGACCAGCAGCGTCGATGGTCGATTCGGTGACTGAGATGGCGGCGGCACAAGTCGCAGCCAAAGTTCAAGCGAAAGCCAACGCTCCGGCTTCTCTTGAATCGCAAACGCAAGAAGCGATCCAAACAGCGACGCAGCGGCCAACACCGACTTTGGTTTCAGCAGAAAAGGTGTTGAACCTTGATCTGCAAGAACTCGCACCGCCTGCCAAAGCTCCAGTTGCTCCGACGCCGTCTGCTGCACCATTCGATTTGGGAAAGCCGTCTCCCAAGGGGAAAATTGAGCGAACCGAAGGGCCTCATCGTGGCGAAACCGATGACGCTGTTGCGGCGGCTCGTGCGACACAAACGCAGGAAACCAAGGACTCGATTGCGAAGATCGCTGACGAAGTCATTGCTCGATTCCCTGTCGCGTCGAGTTCGATCGTGATGATCGCCGGCTCGCAAGCTTCATTACATTCTGACGAAACCTGTGCACGAGTGGCGGCTGAGTTGGCCAGCCGAGGCTTGGGTCGCGTGCTGTTGGTCGATTCTGACTTTAACGGACGTCGATTGACCAAAGCCAGCGGTATGAGTGCTCAGGGCGGACTGAGCGAAGTCATGAACATCGCCTATCCGTGGCGTGACGCCGTTTTAAAAAGCGGTTCGTCGAAACTTGATTTTATGGCGGCCGGAAGTTGTCCGCACAAGCGTTGGACGCCGAAGTCGCAGCTGCGCGAGGCCATCGCTGAAATCCGCAGCGAGTATCAGTTCGTGTGCGTGAGCGTCGGTGACGCGCACAGCTCGGCATCTTCGCTGTGGTCAGAAATGTCCGACGGCGCGTTCCTGGTTGTCAGCGCAACACAAAGCTGCGACGCGGTTGCCGAATCAGCGGTCAGCCAAATGCGCGACGACGGTGCCAGACTGGTCGGTTGCATCGTGGCCGACGTCGTCCCCGGCGTCCAATGATTTGATGTGCGTGCCCCGAGTTCTGTAAGGCGGGCCGTGTTGGTATAACTGGCTTATGCCAACCAATATCGAAATCAAATTTCGCGTCGACGATTTGGATCGTATCGAATCGAACGCCGCAGCAATTGCGGACCGCGGTCCCGAGCTGCTTGTCCAGGAGGACGTTTTTTTTAACGCCGACAGCGGGCGTTTGAAGCTGCGTAAGTTCGACGACGGATCAGCGGAACTGATCGCCTATCATCGCTCCGATTCCGACTCAATCCGTGAAAGCCGATGGTACGCGTATCGGACTGAGGATCCTGCTTCGTTGCAGGCCGCTCTCGCGATGACGGTTGGCCAGGGCGTCACCGTGTTCAAACGTCGGACTCTTTTTCTGGTCGGCCAAACGCGCGTTCATCTCGATCGTGTCGAATCGTTGGGCGAGTTTGTCGAACTCGAGGTCGTTTTGGGCGACAACGATTCTCAGGAACACGGGCTAACGATTGCCAACGAACTGGCCCAACGTTTGGGGTTGGAGTCTGCGGAGCGGATTTCCGTCGCGTACGCCGATTTACTTGCTGCGAACTCGTGAACCGCTCACCGCGTTGTCAGTTATACTGAAAACTCGTGACAACCATTGAGGCCGCGGATGAGCGACGACGAAATTCAGGAGATTGGCAACGGCGGCGACCGTCTGCACATTCCCGGTTTGGACTGGGAATCGCCCGCGGAGCTTTCTGCGTCGGCGTACCGACAAGCCGATGTGCGTTTTGAAGATCGTTTAAGCGTGTTGCCGAAACACGGTTTCTGTCTTTGGCCTGAAGATGGAGAAGACTGGATCCATCCGGGTGATCTGGAGGTGGCCCGGACTCTGATTCCGTCAAAACGTATTTTCCGCAAAGAGGATTGTTCCGACGAGATCCTTGGACGGATGGGCTACGTCGAGTATTCTTACGGAGACGTTGCCTTTCGCGGACTGCCGACGTTGTGGCACGAAGTCGCTTCGGAAGGCTACGAAATCGGCGACACGGTCGAGCTAAAGTCGGGCTATGGAAAACTGCGGCCGATCATTGCCGACATTGCCGGTATGTTTTGGAATCGACACGAGCAAGTCATCGAGTACGCTTTGATCAAGAATGGCGTACCACAGCCAAATCGTTATCAGTCGAGCCAGTTTCGTTTGTGCATGAAGATCGGTGTCGCTCCAACGCCGCGTCAAAAAGCGTTGCTGAATCGGGAAAATTCACTCAACGGATTGTAAGCCGATCAGGCTGTAGCAACGGGACAGGCAGGACTTCTTTGGACAAGCAAACGTTCGTGATCGCGATCGCCGGAGCATCAGGTTCCGGTAAATCATCGTTGGCTCATCGACTGGAACAGGAACTTCAGCCCTGGTTCTCGGTCTCTGTACTCAACGAAGATGCGTACTACCGGAAGCAGGATGGGCTGACGCTGTCGGAGCGAAAGCAGACCAACTACGACCACCCGAACGCGATCGAAGAATCGTTACTGGTGGAACAGTTGCAAGAATTGAAGGCCGGTAAGTCCGTCAGCGTTCCGGTATACGATTACACGACGCATGATCGCAGTGACGCCACCGTTGAAGTCGGTCCGTGCCAGATATTGATCGTGGAAGGGATTCTGTTGTTGCATCGCGAGGCCGTTCGCGAGATCGTGGATCTGGCCGTTTATATCGATGTGCCCGAATCGGTTTGTCTGGAACGACGCATCAAACGGGATGTCGCTCAGCGAGGCCGGACTCGCGAATCTGTGCTGGCCCAATATGAAAAAACGGTCGGTCCGATGTACCGGCAGTTCGTCGCACCATCGAAAATCTATGCAGATCTGGTGGTGGAAAACGATTCAAACAGGGAAACTGCGATTGAGCGATTGTTGGGTGAGTTGCGGAGTCGGATCGATATGGATCACGTCGACGTTGGCTGAGTTTGGTCTGCGAAGTTGAACGGGATTTTGCGTTTTGCTGTCGGGCGTGGTAACGTCAGAGGACCGATTCTGATCAAGTTCCCGATATTTATGGACGCATGACTCAATACAATCCGCACTCCAACGCCTTTGGC is part of the Mariniblastus fucicola genome and harbors:
- a CDS encoding tyrosine-protein kinase family protein; this translates as MTQDIAEHLRKLTSRNGRYWLRDSRNNVAAETTASEDLPFRSVATGSNRVSERPSTHESIVVSIPNVADVSPTTPATPQSQAAQTATAAVEQSIQSTAQLPSAEYQMGTRTRVVAPLPNLHPVQPAANAAANVAAAPTVMPTIPQIDQLQTGHAGPAASMVDSVTEMAAAQVAAKVQAKANAPASLESQTQEAIQTATQRPTPTLVSAEKVLNLDLQELAPPAKAPVAPTPSAAPFDLGKPSPKGKIERTEGPHRGETDDAVAAARATQTQETKDSIAKIADEVIARFPVASSSIVMIAGSQASLHSDETCARVAAELASRGLGRVLLVDSDFNGRRLTKASGMSAQGGLSEVMNIAYPWRDAVLKSGSSKLDFMAAGSCPHKRWTPKSQLREAIAEIRSEYQFVCVSVGDAHSSASSLWSEMSDGAFLVVSATQSCDAVAESAVSQMRDDGARLVGCIVADVVPGVQ
- a CDS encoding class IV adenylate cyclase, giving the protein MPTNIEIKFRVDDLDRIESNAAAIADRGPELLVQEDVFFNADSGRLKLRKFDDGSAELIAYHRSDSDSIRESRWYAYRTEDPASLQAALAMTVGQGVTVFKRRTLFLVGQTRVHLDRVESLGEFVELEVVLGDNDSQEHGLTIANELAQRLGLESAERISVAYADLLAANS
- the udk gene encoding uridine kinase; this translates as MDKQTFVIAIAGASGSGKSSLAHRLEQELQPWFSVSVLNEDAYYRKQDGLTLSERKQTNYDHPNAIEESLLVEQLQELKAGKSVSVPVYDYTTHDRSDATVEVGPCQILIVEGILLLHREAVREIVDLAVYIDVPESVCLERRIKRDVAQRGRTRESVLAQYEKTVGPMYRQFVAPSKIYADLVVENDSNRETAIERLLGELRSRIDMDHVDVG